A single window of Granulicella mallensis MP5ACTX8 DNA harbors:
- a CDS encoding helix-turn-helix domain-containing protein, giving the protein MSESEGGFEAEKLSNTPKLRSGAALRCQGLFLEEFHSGVDAVLPSSVDKHVIFQLKSGPTRGERRLGRGTVVPFTKKPKTITLVPAGPVPAVSLFTPADFIYCALDLEFIGSIAEEMDCHCSAIPSFQSGVHEASIEAILQLLSEELQTGAPSGALYADSLAHALGVRFLLVDCVVGTSGVATTSGLPPHILTRVQDRIEAELGHTLTLEVLSQESGYSKSHFLRMFQLAVGKTPHQYLLGRRLHRAQQLLKQKQLPVAEVALLCGFSSQGHMTDTFRKQLQTTPGEYRRNS; this is encoded by the coding sequence ATGAGCGAGAGCGAAGGCGGATTTGAAGCTGAAAAGCTCTCGAACACTCCAAAGCTGAGATCGGGTGCCGCCCTTCGATGTCAGGGCCTGTTTTTAGAGGAATTTCATAGCGGCGTCGATGCCGTCCTGCCTTCTTCCGTAGATAAGCATGTAATCTTCCAGCTTAAGTCCGGTCCGACAAGGGGCGAGCGTCGCCTGGGGCGAGGAACGGTTGTCCCCTTTACGAAGAAACCTAAGACGATCACCCTCGTTCCCGCCGGACCTGTTCCAGCAGTCTCCCTGTTTACGCCTGCCGACTTCATCTACTGCGCGTTGGACCTGGAATTCATCGGTTCAATCGCCGAGGAGATGGACTGCCATTGTTCCGCCATTCCTTCCTTTCAATCCGGCGTTCATGAGGCCTCCATCGAAGCCATCCTCCAATTACTGAGCGAGGAGTTGCAAACAGGAGCTCCCTCAGGAGCTCTCTATGCTGACTCTCTTGCGCACGCGCTCGGGGTACGATTTTTGCTCGTCGATTGCGTTGTGGGGACGTCCGGTGTTGCGACCACCTCCGGTCTACCGCCCCATATCCTCACTCGGGTACAGGATCGAATCGAAGCCGAGCTTGGACACACTCTGACATTGGAAGTGCTTTCGCAGGAGAGTGGATACAGCAAATCTCATTTTCTTCGGATGTTCCAATTGGCAGTGGGAAAAACGCCGCATCAATATCTACTGGGGAGGCGGTTACACCGTGCTCAACAACTTCTGAAGCAGAAGCAGCTCCCCGTCGCGGAAGTTGCACTCTTGTGTGGTTTTTCAAGCCAGGGTCATATGACTGACACCTTCCGAAAGCAGCTTCAGACAACACCTGGCGAGTACCGTCGCAATTCATAG
- a CDS encoding condensation domain-containing protein encodes MNYETINRTTGAHPANRSAHADSKVEEAVDRAQSPSVVRELGSLERWFYLMNQNRSNHYSITAEVSGSTTPAMWREALNQLQLRHPLLNVFIAERERSQISFMRDDIQSIPLTVFERSTPQQWQGIAAQDLSEPFDASKAPLIRATLLHGNDRCEIMLSVHHSIADGMSVAFLLRDLVSAVAGKALETHLVPASQGDLFADPETMPAPSSGSAATPRPVSFQVVESFYPQVDAVQFTQQETQALIEAARRQDTTLHAGIAAAAVLAGRALSPVWRQDPVRVFSPINLRNMLGLQDDCVVALSAGITAMDPLPDDDLWALARTIKQELTPQQSPQGIAYGLGFFDMATANGADSAAVSSISAASIGFELMVSNLGRVPFQADFGDLTIEALWGPVINQGYEGEQTISAATVNGSLCLVHTSASPIESLLAASIKLLRDGCGSLPQGGE; translated from the coding sequence ATGAATTACGAAACAATAAACCGCACCACAGGGGCGCATCCTGCAAACCGCTCGGCGCACGCTGATTCGAAAGTGGAGGAAGCAGTTGATAGAGCTCAGAGCCCATCGGTCGTTCGTGAGCTTGGATCGCTTGAGCGCTGGTTTTATCTGATGAACCAGAATCGCTCGAATCATTATTCGATTACTGCTGAAGTCTCGGGTTCAACAACCCCCGCTATGTGGCGAGAGGCTTTGAATCAGCTTCAGCTGCGGCATCCGCTCCTGAATGTCTTCATCGCCGAACGTGAGCGCTCGCAAATAAGCTTCATGCGAGACGATATTCAATCCATTCCGCTGACGGTGTTCGAACGTAGCACACCTCAACAATGGCAGGGCATTGCTGCCCAGGATTTGAGTGAACCCTTTGATGCCTCGAAGGCTCCCCTTATCCGGGCGACCTTACTCCACGGCAATGACCGTTGCGAGATCATGCTTTCCGTCCATCACTCCATTGCCGATGGGATGTCAGTCGCGTTTCTTCTGCGTGACCTCGTCTCCGCTGTTGCGGGCAAGGCCCTTGAAACACACCTGGTCCCGGCATCGCAGGGGGATCTGTTTGCCGACCCAGAGACAATGCCGGCTCCCAGTTCCGGATCGGCGGCTACACCGAGACCTGTGAGCTTCCAGGTGGTCGAGTCCTTTTACCCTCAGGTTGACGCTGTTCAATTCACGCAACAAGAGACACAGGCACTGATCGAAGCTGCAAGGCGGCAAGACACAACGCTTCATGCGGGAATCGCAGCTGCAGCCGTACTTGCGGGCCGCGCCCTCTCTCCGGTCTGGAGGCAAGACCCAGTTCGCGTCTTTTCTCCGATCAATCTCCGCAATATGCTCGGCTTGCAGGACGATTGCGTCGTAGCTCTCAGTGCGGGAATAACGGCGATGGATCCTTTACCTGACGACGATCTTTGGGCTTTGGCCCGCACCATCAAGCAAGAGCTGACACCTCAGCAAAGTCCTCAAGGAATCGCCTATGGTCTAGGATTCTTCGATATGGCCACGGCAAATGGTGCAGATTCCGCTGCGGTCTCATCGATATCAGCCGCGTCGATCGGTTTTGAGTTGATGGTGTCAAACCTTGGCAGGGTACCCTTCCAGGCTGATTTTGGGGATCTCACGATCGAAGCGCTTTGGGGGCCTGTTATCAATCAGGGCTACGAGGGAGAGCAAACCATTAGCGCTGCCACTGTAAACGGTTCGTTATGTCTCGTTCATACCAGTGCTTCTCCGATTGAGTCGTTGCTCGCGGCGTCAATAAAACTGCTTAGAGACGGATGTGGTTCCTTGCCTCAGGGCGGTGAGTAA
- a CDS encoding capsule assembly Wzi family protein, which yields MSLPRFQGRVSLLAWLLIAFIAVTSAHAQTQSVPVVPVPVPAPASSLPSMPAPIPVKNLGDQPQPSAPAPQSPSVTTPLVPVPAPPAPASAPVPSSPSPTLTVPAPTSTAPAPDQPFAVPAAASSEAPAAQLPVEVALPAPAAVASLPSIEAYDFLTPPKQKQFIDALGSTYIPVDSPVYPMALRLYSMGYLDSAFISMRPWTRRSLLHMLEKSTPEIMADGNDQATEILAKLNAELAAEVPGGNFTRGRVYGLETAYTRFLGISGQSLRDSFHLGQTIVNDYGRPYEPGFNNITGFSSVNEMGRFSLYVRGEYQHAPSGAGYSTALTGELSCIDEIPYPDSGCSNNNNLTLADFNLNQATIPTGPIAAQNPFRLQEAALSFHVLGHEISGGKSDAWLGPGMGGAMAWSNNAENIYSFRINRVEPLHIPLVSDLLGPIRYDFFVGSLKGHTDHNSPWVHSEMFSFRPTKNVEIGFQRSVIWGGEGHEPVNIHTFLRSFFSISDTTVAEKNSAADPGARFSAFNFSWRLPYLRKYVTLYTDSESHDDVTPPSAPRRAAYRPGVYISQFPHMPKLDFRIEGVSTDTSTLRSLTGQFNYYEGQQPQGYTNKGFIMGDWIGREAKGGQAWLTYHLSGNEWVQLEYLNKKTPKDFIPGGTTQNQFKVDVVKRLPHDIELNAWLQYERWKAPVPLVLPGAPLYIVGPPQYLPGPQNDTAIAVQLTWHPRLHTEPNLAGR from the coding sequence ATGTCTCTTCCAAGGTTCCAGGGACGGGTGAGCCTGCTCGCCTGGCTGCTGATAGCTTTCATTGCAGTCACCTCCGCGCACGCCCAAACGCAGTCCGTCCCGGTTGTGCCCGTGCCGGTTCCTGCTCCTGCAAGCAGCCTTCCCTCCATGCCTGCGCCGATCCCGGTGAAGAACCTTGGAGACCAGCCGCAGCCCTCCGCACCGGCTCCTCAGAGTCCGTCCGTAACGACGCCGCTCGTCCCGGTACCTGCGCCACCCGCTCCGGCAAGCGCTCCCGTACCTTCTTCGCCCTCTCCGACCCTGACGGTCCCGGCCCCGACGTCGACTGCCCCGGCACCAGATCAACCATTTGCAGTTCCCGCAGCAGCTTCCTCTGAAGCCCCTGCCGCCCAGCTCCCCGTCGAAGTCGCATTGCCTGCCCCCGCCGCCGTTGCCTCCCTGCCGTCGATAGAGGCGTACGACTTCCTCACCCCGCCCAAACAGAAACAGTTCATCGACGCTCTGGGCTCGACCTACATCCCTGTCGATAGCCCGGTCTATCCCATGGCACTGCGTCTTTACTCCATGGGCTACCTCGACTCAGCGTTTATCTCCATGCGTCCCTGGACGCGGCGCAGCCTGCTCCACATGCTCGAGAAATCGACCCCTGAGATCATGGCCGACGGCAACGACCAGGCCACGGAGATCCTCGCCAAACTGAACGCAGAGTTGGCCGCGGAGGTTCCCGGCGGAAACTTTACCCGTGGCCGCGTCTACGGCCTTGAGACCGCCTACACGCGGTTCCTGGGCATCAGCGGGCAGTCTCTGCGCGACAGCTTCCACCTGGGCCAGACGATCGTGAACGACTATGGCCGGCCCTATGAGCCCGGCTTCAACAACATTACGGGCTTCTCCTCCGTAAACGAGATGGGCCGCTTCTCGCTCTACGTGCGCGGTGAGTATCAGCACGCTCCTTCCGGCGCCGGATACTCCACAGCTCTCACAGGCGAACTCTCCTGCATCGATGAGATTCCCTATCCTGACTCAGGCTGTAGCAATAACAACAACCTTACCCTCGCCGACTTCAATCTGAACCAGGCGACGATTCCCACGGGCCCGATCGCTGCACAAAATCCCTTCCGCCTGCAGGAAGCCGCCCTCTCCTTCCATGTGCTTGGCCATGAGATCTCCGGCGGCAAATCCGACGCCTGGCTGGGGCCCGGCATGGGCGGCGCGATGGCCTGGAGCAATAACGCCGAAAACATCTATTCCTTCCGCATCAATCGGGTCGAACCATTGCATATACCTTTGGTTTCGGACCTTCTGGGTCCCATCCGCTACGACTTCTTTGTGGGATCTCTGAAAGGGCACACCGATCACAACTCACCGTGGGTCCACTCGGAGATGTTCTCGTTCCGCCCCACAAAAAATGTCGAGATCGGCTTCCAACGGTCCGTCATCTGGGGTGGCGAGGGCCACGAACCTGTCAACATTCACACCTTCCTCAGAAGCTTCTTCAGTATCAGTGATACGACCGTCGCGGAAAAAAACTCCGCGGCCGATCCGGGAGCGCGCTTCTCTGCCTTCAATTTCTCCTGGCGTCTTCCCTACCTGCGCAAATACGTCACGCTTTATACGGATTCCGAATCGCACGACGACGTGACCCCACCCAGCGCCCCGCGCCGCGCTGCCTACAGACCTGGAGTCTACATCTCCCAATTCCCCCATATGCCGAAGCTCGACTTCCGCATCGAAGGTGTCAGTACCGATACCTCTACCCTGCGTAGTCTGACCGGCCAGTTCAATTACTACGAAGGTCAACAGCCCCAGGGCTACACCAACAAGGGCTTCATCATGGGTGACTGGATTGGGCGCGAGGCCAAAGGCGGTCAGGCGTGGCTCACCTATCACCTCTCCGGAAATGAGTGGGTGCAGCTTGAGTATCTGAACAAGAAGACGCCGAAAGACTTCATCCCCGGCGGAACGACACAGAACCAGTTCAAGGTCGATGTCGTAAAGCGGCTTCCCCACGATATTGAACTGAACGCATGGCTACAGTACGAGCGCTGGAAAGCTCCTGTGCCGCTCGTCCTTCCAGGGGCGCCTCTCTACATCGTCGGACCACCGCAATATCTCCCAGGCCCGCAAAACGATACGGCCATCGCCGTGCAGCTTACATGGCATCCCAGGCTGCACACCGAGCCGAATCTCGCAGGGCGTTGA
- a CDS encoding dehydrogenase E1 component: protein MSENPLLPHRRLKELHALMLRCNEFDRRHKDSPAREALLAAATIHLQPGDLLSGEGIDATVEALAPLPRPNATATGKSMGKPKGDLRLPKGSRLTLCAAAALGLQTAGSDGMVMALATAGSAEAGWAAALEYAHLARLPLLLVCSDTTAGRPARKGASALNWQTVSKLAKKLHFPVLSVDGEDAVAVYRVVQESAIRARVGDGPAVIWSVLTPKGAKQSRSMQPIARMESYLAARGLFPAKPAKKPRS from the coding sequence TTGTCTGAAAATCCGCTCCTCCCCCATCGCAGGTTGAAAGAGTTGCACGCGCTGATGTTGCGCTGCAACGAGTTTGATCGTCGTCACAAAGACAGCCCGGCGCGTGAGGCGCTGCTGGCGGCTGCAACGATCCATCTGCAGCCCGGCGACCTGCTCTCCGGCGAAGGCATCGATGCTACCGTCGAAGCTCTTGCTCCTCTGCCCAGGCCGAATGCCACTGCCACCGGAAAGTCAATGGGCAAGCCGAAGGGAGATCTTCGTCTGCCCAAGGGATCGAGGCTGACCCTCTGTGCCGCCGCAGCGCTGGGTTTGCAGACGGCAGGCTCGGATGGCATGGTCATGGCGCTTGCCACGGCGGGCTCTGCCGAAGCCGGTTGGGCCGCGGCCCTGGAGTATGCCCATCTCGCCCGTCTGCCGCTGCTGCTGGTCTGCTCAGACACCACGGCAGGCCGCCCCGCCCGTAAGGGCGCGTCGGCGCTCAACTGGCAGACCGTATCGAAGCTGGCAAAGAAGCTGCACTTTCCCGTGCTGTCAGTCGATGGCGAAGACGCGGTTGCGGTCTATCGTGTCGTGCAGGAGTCCGCCATCCGGGCCCGCGTCGGCGACGGCCCGGCCGTGATCTGGAGCGTGCTCACTCCCAAAGGCGCGAAGCAGAGCCGTTCCATGCAGCCGATCGCACGCATGGAGAGCTACCTCGCGGCACGCGGGTTATTTCCGGCAAAGCCAGCGAAGAAACCGCGCTCCTGA
- the aceE gene encoding pyruvate dehydrogenase (acetyl-transferring), homodimeric type, translating into MPTNVDEAVKTDMTAEVAEWIEAFDEVVAQDWEQGAALLSALRTRAREAGVSATGDVTTPYHNTIPKHDEVPYPGDRSLERRVEALIRWNAMAMVHKQNKYDAGIGGHISTYSSLATLLEVGFNHFFHAKYPSANGEQPGDFIYFQGHASPGVYARAYLEGRFDDARLKNFRHELRGEPGLSSYPHPWLMQDFWQFPTVSMGIGPLNAIYQARFMKYLENRSLIEKTDRKVWAFVGDGETDEVDTLGAISLGSREHLDNLIFVVNCNLQRLDGPVRGNKRIIDELEGMFRGAGWNVIKVIWGSDWDELFERDHQGLLLKRMEECVDGDFQAYKAKGGAYLRQHFFGKYPELVKLVEDKTDEELGKLHRGGHDPAKIYNAYKRALEHKGGPTVILAKTVKGYGIAAAQARNATHSEKKLTDEGLAAFVQRFDIPIPEAAAKDATFYRPDPSDPAIQYMQSRRSALGGYLPAREVPKSTFVAPKIDFFKEWLGGSKGRAVSTTTAFVGGMLRAMLKEPTIGKLIVPIVPDEGRTFGMESVISQVGIYAPEGQKYTPHDSDMLLKYREEKSGQILEEGITEAGSMASFTAAGTAYTNYKIPMVPFYMYYSMFGFQRIGDMAWAFADSRGKGFLMGGTAGRTTMLGEGLQHQDGHSPVISGTIPTCLTYDPAYAFEMAVVLQDGLRRMYEAGEDCYYYITMYNEDYAMPAMPEGEGVREGILRGIYKFKAAEKTAQVQLFGSGPILNEAVRAQQILAEKYNIAADVWSVTSYNELRRDCLDTERFNRLHPSEKEKTPYIVQALGKAAGPIVAASDYMKSLPDSLSPWLGSRLVSLGTDGFGRSDNREHLRRHFEVDAESIVAAALSKLAREGVVKPKVAEKAFAELGLNTEGSGAAHA; encoded by the coding sequence ATGCCGACAAACGTCGATGAGGCCGTAAAGACAGACATGACCGCAGAGGTCGCAGAGTGGATTGAAGCATTCGACGAAGTCGTCGCCCAGGATTGGGAACAAGGCGCCGCGTTGCTCTCCGCTCTCCGCACTCGCGCCCGCGAGGCGGGAGTCTCCGCCACCGGCGATGTCACGACGCCCTATCACAACACCATCCCCAAGCACGACGAAGTCCCCTACCCCGGTGACCGCTCGCTCGAGCGCCGCGTCGAAGCCCTCATCCGCTGGAACGCCATGGCGATGGTGCACAAGCAGAACAAGTACGACGCCGGCATCGGCGGCCACATCTCCACCTACTCCTCGCTCGCCACGCTGCTCGAAGTCGGGTTCAACCACTTCTTCCATGCCAAGTACCCCAGCGCCAACGGCGAACAGCCCGGCGACTTCATCTACTTCCAGGGCCATGCCTCGCCCGGAGTCTACGCGCGCGCCTATCTCGAAGGCCGCTTCGACGATGCCCGCCTCAAGAACTTCCGCCACGAACTTCGCGGCGAACCCGGCCTCTCGAGCTACCCCCACCCCTGGCTCATGCAGGACTTCTGGCAGTTCCCCACGGTATCGATGGGCATCGGCCCGCTGAACGCCATCTACCAGGCCCGCTTCATGAAGTATCTCGAGAACCGCAGCCTCATCGAGAAGACCGACCGCAAGGTCTGGGCCTTCGTCGGCGACGGCGAGACGGACGAGGTCGACACGCTCGGCGCAATCTCGCTTGGCTCCCGCGAGCACCTCGACAACCTGATCTTCGTCGTCAACTGCAACCTGCAGCGCCTCGACGGCCCTGTCCGCGGCAACAAGCGCATCATCGACGAGCTCGAAGGCATGTTCCGCGGCGCAGGATGGAACGTCATCAAGGTCATCTGGGGTTCGGACTGGGACGAGCTCTTCGAGCGCGACCATCAGGGTCTGCTGCTCAAGCGCATGGAAGAGTGTGTCGACGGCGACTTCCAGGCCTACAAGGCCAAGGGTGGCGCGTATCTGCGCCAGCACTTCTTCGGCAAGTATCCGGAGCTGGTGAAGCTCGTCGAAGACAAGACCGACGAGGAACTCGGCAAGCTGCACCGCGGCGGCCATGACCCCGCAAAGATCTACAACGCCTACAAGCGCGCGTTGGAGCACAAGGGCGGCCCCACGGTCATCCTCGCCAAGACCGTCAAGGGATACGGCATTGCCGCCGCGCAGGCACGCAACGCGACGCACTCTGAGAAGAAGCTCACCGACGAGGGCCTCGCGGCCTTCGTTCAGCGCTTCGATATTCCAATCCCCGAAGCTGCGGCCAAAGACGCCACCTTCTATCGCCCCGATCCCAGCGATCCGGCTATCCAGTACATGCAGTCGCGGCGCTCAGCGCTGGGCGGCTATCTGCCTGCCCGTGAAGTACCGAAGTCCACATTCGTCGCCCCCAAAATTGACTTCTTCAAGGAGTGGCTGGGCGGCTCCAAGGGACGCGCTGTCTCCACCACCACCGCCTTTGTCGGCGGCATGCTGCGCGCCATGCTCAAGGAGCCGACCATCGGCAAGCTGATCGTGCCCATCGTCCCCGACGAAGGCCGCACCTTCGGCATGGAGTCCGTGATCTCGCAGGTGGGCATCTACGCTCCCGAGGGCCAGAAGTACACCCCACACGACTCCGACATGCTGCTCAAGTATCGCGAGGAGAAGAGCGGCCAGATCCTCGAAGAAGGCATCACGGAAGCAGGCTCCATGGCCAGCTTCACCGCTGCCGGAACGGCCTACACCAACTACAAGATTCCGATGGTGCCGTTCTACATGTACTACTCGATGTTCGGCTTCCAGCGCATCGGCGACATGGCCTGGGCCTTTGCGGACTCACGCGGCAAGGGCTTCCTGATGGGAGGCACCGCCGGCCGCACCACGATGCTCGGCGAAGGCCTGCAGCATCAGGACGGCCACTCGCCCGTGATCTCCGGCACGATCCCCACCTGCCTCACCTATGATCCGGCCTACGCCTTCGAGATGGCCGTAGTCCTGCAGGATGGCCTGCGCCGCATGTATGAGGCCGGCGAAGACTGCTACTACTACATCACGATGTACAACGAGGACTACGCGATGCCCGCCATGCCCGAGGGCGAGGGCGTTCGCGAGGGCATCCTGCGCGGCATCTACAAGTTCAAGGCGGCTGAGAAGACCGCTCAGGTTCAGCTCTTCGGCTCCGGCCCCATCCTCAACGAGGCCGTCCGCGCACAGCAGATCCTCGCGGAGAAGTACAACATCGCCGCCGACGTCTGGAGCGTCACCAGCTACAACGAGCTCCGCCGCGACTGCCTCGACACCGAGCGCTTCAACCGCCTGCATCCCTCCGAGAAGGAGAAGACCCCCTACATCGTGCAGGCATTGGGCAAGGCCGCAGGCCCCATCGTTGCCGCCAGCGACTACATGAAGTCGCTGCCCGACTCTCTCTCCCCGTGGCTAGGCTCCCGCCTGGTTTCGCTAGGCACCGACGGCTTCGGACGCTCGGATAACCGCGAGCACCTGCGCCGCCACTTCGAGGTCGACGCCGAGTCCATCGTCGCCGCCGCACTGTCGAAGCTGGCCCGCGAGGGCGTCGTGAAGCCAAAGGTAGCGGAGAAGGCTTTCGCGGAACTCGGCTTGAATACAGAAGGTTCAGGCGCCGCACACGCCTGA
- the argJ gene encoding bifunctional glutamate N-acetyltransferase/amino-acid acetyltransferase ArgJ, translating into MSTISHPLPLGFRWSSVKAGIKASGKPDVALAVCDGGASAAAMFTSNQVVAAPVTVGRRHLVTTGGRVSAVLVNAGNANCATGEPGIDACRKSCIAVAEQFGCVFDEIFPSSTGIIGVPLPVEKLIAAVPAAKALLGDTPEHAEAFATAILTTDTKLKVAHASFEIEDRTVNLFGCAKGAGMIGPQLVPHATMLVYLFTDLAANSEHLAAMLTPAVEGSFNSISIDGDMSTNDTVLLLASGKSEVEAKGEAVPAFEAALRSVCDSLAHAIVDDGEGVTHVVTLEITGARSNAEAQQIARTIATSPLCKTAWSSADPNWGRLLAAAGRAGVAFDPATVTVTIGGLPVFAHGTRDAAFDEDATHAAMSNREYTIHLDLGQAEGKSKFITCDLTHEYVSINADYST; encoded by the coding sequence ATGAGCACGATCTCCCATCCCCTCCCCCTCGGCTTCCGCTGGTCCTCCGTCAAAGCCGGTATCAAAGCCAGCGGCAAGCCCGACGTCGCGCTCGCGGTCTGCGACGGCGGAGCCAGCGCAGCTGCCATGTTCACCAGCAATCAGGTCGTCGCCGCCCCCGTGACCGTCGGACGCAGACACCTGGTCACAACCGGCGGCCGCGTCTCGGCAGTCCTCGTCAACGCAGGCAATGCCAACTGCGCCACCGGAGAGCCCGGCATCGACGCCTGCCGCAAGAGCTGCATCGCCGTCGCCGAGCAGTTCGGCTGCGTCTTCGACGAGATCTTCCCCTCCTCCACCGGCATCATCGGCGTTCCGCTGCCTGTAGAAAAACTCATCGCCGCCGTCCCCGCCGCAAAGGCCTTGCTCGGCGACACCCCCGAGCACGCCGAAGCCTTCGCCACCGCGATTCTGACCACCGACACCAAGCTCAAAGTCGCCCATGCGAGTTTCGAGATCGAGGACCGCACCGTCAATCTCTTCGGCTGCGCCAAGGGAGCGGGCATGATCGGCCCGCAGCTCGTGCCGCACGCGACGATGCTGGTCTACCTCTTCACCGACCTCGCAGCGAACTCGGAGCATCTTGCCGCCATGCTGACCCCGGCGGTTGAAGGCAGCTTCAACTCGATCTCAATCGACGGCGATATGTCCACCAACGACACCGTGCTACTGCTCGCCAGCGGAAAGAGCGAAGTGGAAGCCAAAGGCGAAGCCGTTCCCGCCTTTGAAGCAGCCCTCAGGAGTGTCTGCGACTCCCTCGCCCACGCCATCGTCGACGACGGCGAAGGCGTCACCCACGTCGTCACACTGGAGATCACCGGCGCACGCTCCAACGCCGAGGCCCAGCAGATCGCGCGCACCATCGCCACCTCACCGCTCTGCAAAACAGCCTGGTCCAGCGCCGATCCGAACTGGGGCCGCCTGCTCGCAGCCGCTGGCCGTGCCGGTGTTGCCTTCGACCCCGCGACCGTCACTGTCACCATCGGCGGCCTGCCGGTCTTCGCCCACGGCACACGGGATGCAGCCTTCGACGAGGACGCTACCCACGCCGCCATGAGCAACCGCGAGTACACCATCCATCTCGATCTAGGCCAGGCCGAGGGCAAGTCGAAGTTCATCACCTGCGACCTCACCCACGAGTACGTCAGCATCAACGCCGACTACTCGACCTAG
- the thiC gene encoding phosphomethylpyrimidine synthase ThiC yields MSTNGNGHSNGNGHSHGNDYTVPMPRRDWVVKRKEEAARTDDWNMSQMHFARKGMITEEMAYVAHKEKIAAELVRSEIAKGTMIIPANINHPELEPMAIGVESLCKINANIGNSALSSNVDEELRKLHTAVHYGADTVMDLSTGGDIPMIREAIIRHSPVPIGTVPLYEALSRVKKVEDLNIDLYLEVIEEQAQQGVDYFTIHAGVLIQYVPMVSKRITGIVSRGGAILAQWMTANHKQNFLYENFDRITKVMAKYDVSYSLGDGLRPGSVADASDEAQFAELKTLGELTRQAWKDDVQVMIEGPGHVPMDKIKEQVDKEVELCDGAPFYVLGPLVTDIAPGYDHITSAIGAAMIGWHGAAMLCYVTPKEHLGLPNEKDVKDGIIAYKIAAHAADIARHRPGARDRDDAISHARYTFDWDKQFALSLDPETARSMHDETLPDDYYKEAAFCSMCGPKFCSMNWSSKVDKFNEEVHGLKKPDLTQIVTEQMALR; encoded by the coding sequence ATGAGCACCAACGGCAATGGGCACAGCAATGGCAATGGGCACTCACACGGCAACGATTACACCGTACCGATGCCGCGCAGGGATTGGGTCGTCAAGCGCAAGGAAGAGGCGGCGCGCACCGACGACTGGAACATGAGCCAGATGCACTTCGCGCGCAAGGGCATGATTACCGAAGAGATGGCCTACGTTGCGCACAAGGAAAAGATTGCGGCGGAGCTGGTGCGGAGCGAGATCGCCAAGGGGACGATGATTATCCCGGCGAACATCAACCACCCGGAGCTGGAGCCGATGGCGATCGGCGTCGAGAGCCTGTGCAAGATCAATGCGAACATCGGCAACTCGGCGCTGAGTTCGAATGTGGATGAAGAGCTGCGCAAGCTGCATACCGCTGTTCACTACGGCGCGGACACGGTCATGGATCTTTCGACCGGCGGGGATATCCCGATGATTCGCGAGGCGATCATTCGCCACTCGCCCGTGCCGATTGGAACGGTTCCGCTGTATGAGGCGCTCTCGCGGGTGAAGAAGGTCGAAGACCTCAACATCGACCTGTACCTCGAAGTGATCGAAGAGCAGGCGCAGCAGGGTGTGGACTACTTCACGATCCATGCAGGCGTGCTGATTCAGTATGTGCCGATGGTGTCCAAGCGCATCACGGGCATCGTGAGCCGTGGCGGCGCGATCCTGGCGCAGTGGATGACCGCGAACCATAAGCAGAACTTCCTGTATGAGAACTTCGACCGCATCACCAAGGTCATGGCGAAGTACGATGTCAGCTACTCGCTGGGCGACGGTCTGCGTCCCGGTTCTGTGGCCGATGCCAGCGACGAAGCCCAGTTTGCGGAGCTGAAGACGCTCGGCGAGTTGACCCGTCAGGCCTGGAAGGACGACGTGCAGGTGATGATCGAAGGCCCCGGCCATGTGCCGATGGACAAGATCAAGGAGCAGGTCGACAAGGAAGTGGAGCTTTGCGACGGTGCGCCCTTCTATGTGCTCGGGCCGCTGGTTACGGATATCGCTCCGGGCTACGATCACATTACCTCGGCGATCGGTGCGGCGATGATCGGCTGGCACGGCGCGGCGATGCTCTGCTACGTGACTCCGAAGGAGCACCTCGGCCTGCCGAACGAGAAGGATGTGAAGGACGGCATCATCGCGTACAAGATCGCGGCCCACGCGGCGGATATTGCACGGCATCGTCCGGGCGCTCGCGACCGCGACGACGCGATCTCGCATGCACGCTATACCTTCGATTGGGACAAGCAGTTTGCGTTGTCGCTCGATCCGGAGACGGCGCGCAGCATGCACGATGAGACGCTGCCGGACGACTACTACAAGGAAGCGGCGTTCTGCTCGATGTGCGGGCCGAAGTTCTGCTCCATGAACTGGTCCAGCAAGGTGGACAAGTTCAACGAAGAGGTGCATGGCTTGAAGAAGCCGGACCTGACGCAGATTGTTACGGAACAGATGGCGCTGCGGTAG